One window from the genome of Plasmodium relictum strain SGS1 genome assembly, chromosome: 12 encodes:
- a CDS encoding 60S ribosomal protein L6, putative — protein MKTIVSTQKVAIPDGVKVAINSRKVTVSGKYGTLRRSFRHLPIDIRLNKLKKYIKVVMWFGIPDSLACIRTVCTHLKNMFTGVTKKFLYKMRLVHAHFPINSNIVDDNKRIEIRNYLGEKSVRSVKALPGVLIEKSPNVKDEIYVSGANIENVSLTAALIHQSTLCRNKDIRKFLDGIYVSEVTTVEKDE, from the exons atgaaaacaataGTATCAACACAAAAAGTCGCTATTCCTGATGGAg ttaagGTAGCAATAAATTCAAGAAAAGTAACAGTATCAGGTAAATATGGGACATTAAGAAGAAGTTTCAGGCATCTTCCAATTGATATTCgtttgaataaattaaaaaaatacataaaagtAGTTATGTGGTTTGGTATACCAGATAGTTTAGCTTGTATTAGAACAGTTTGTactcatttaaaaaatatgtttacAGGTGTAACtaagaaatttttatataaaatgagATTAGTTCATGCCCATTTTCCAATAAATTCTAATATTGTTgatgataataaaagaattgaaataagaaattatttGGGAGAAAAAAGTGTCAGATCTGTTAAAGCATTACCAGGTGTTCTTATAGAAAAATCACCAAATGTAAAAGATGAAATATATGTTAGTGGTGCTAATATTGAAAATGTTTCATTAACAGCAGCCTTAATACACCAATCCACTTTATGTAGAAATAAGGATATTCGTAAATTTCTTGATGGTATATATGTATCAGAAGTTACTACTGTCGAAAAagatgaataa
- the FabZ gene encoding beta-hydroxyacyl-ACP dehydratase, putative, producing MNLFFIFITVISPILCLDIKKNNFFYLFPSSKNYNKNIYFKKYDKIVNKNDNKIYLSDEIKNNLTGEYISSKLSYSNYKTIDIEDIKNTLPHRYPFLLVDKVIHIEPSKKIIGIKQVSVNENFFNGHFPQKPIMPGVLQIEALAQLGGILCLKSEENQKDNLFLFAGVDGVRWKKPVLPGDTLVMEVEHISFKPSLGIAKLRGVGYVNGNIAIKVSEMIFALSK from the exons atgaatttattttttatttttataactgTTATATCTCCTATATTATGCTtagatattaaaaagaacaattttttttatttgtttccTTCATCGAAAAATTacaacaaaaatatatattttaaaaaatatgataaaatagtaaataaaaatgataacaaaatatatttaagtgatgaaataaaaaataacttaaCGGGGGAATATATTTCGTCTAAATTGTCATATTCTAATTATAAAACTATTGATAtagaagatataaaaaatactcTTCCACACAGATATCCTTTTCTTTTAGTTGATAAAGTAATACATATAGAACCaagcaaaaaaataattggcATAAAACAAGTTTCTGTGAATGAAAATTTCTTTAATGGGCATTTTCCTCAAAAGCCAATTATGCCCGGTGTTTTACAAATTGAGGCTTTAGCTCAATTAGGAGGAATATTATGTTTGAAAAGTGAAGAAAATcaaaaagataatttattcttatttgcGGGAGTAGATGGTGTTAGATGGAAGAAACCAGTTTTGCCAG gTGATACATTAGTGATGGAAGTAGAACATATTTCATTTAAGCCATCTCTTGGCATAGCTAAATTGAGAGGTGTTGGTTATGTCAACGGCAATATTGCCATTAAGGTTTCTGAAATGATTTTTGCTTTATCAAAATAA
- a CDS encoding vacuolar ATP synthase subunit g, putative — MSQNKGSNALIQQLLKAEEEADLVIKKAKDVRAKMLKEAETTATEELKIFRAKEKERLNKGHKEKSSAEDEVVTKIEQSTKEEIKKYKELFKKNKDQVAQFVFDKVFTVDLTVPDCTQKSFFYKQNI, encoded by the exons atgTCTCAAAATAAAGGATCCAATGCATTAATTCAACAGCTACTTAAAGCAGAAGAAGAAGCAGATTTAGTAATTAAAAAAGCAAAAGATg TTAGAGCAAAAATGCTAAAAGAGGCTGAAACAACAGCAACAGAAGAGCTGAAAATATTTAGAGCAAAAGAAAAAGAGCGCTTAAATAAAGGGCACAAAGAA aaatCTAGTGCTGAAGATGAAGTCGTAACGAAAATAGAACAAAGCactaaagaagaaataaaaaaatataaagagttatttaaaaaaaataaagatcaAGTAGCTCAATTTGTATTTGATAAAGTTTTTACAGTTGATTTAACTGTACCTGATTGTACACAAaagtcttttttttataaacagaatatttga
- the RPL23 gene encoding 60S ribosomal protein L23, putative, translating to MVEASNDKKNAVEKKKAEDKNKKNIKSNKNKTKVANNNEKVVKKNEKKKVNEKQKSNEKKLKVKKTLDKNNDDKKKIKKVKFVGKNQKKKKIRTSIRFKRPKTLKLPRNPKCPRIVRSCFRKSLDKYGIIKHPLTSEKAMKKIEEINTLVFICDKRADKRKIKKAVKNLFGITCDKVNVLNRLNGDKKAYVRLSPEHDALEVANKIGIL from the exons ATGGTAGAAGCATCTAAtgataaaa aaaatgctgtagagaaaaaaaaagctgAAGATaagaataagaaaaatattaaaagtaataaaaataaaacaaaggTTGCAAATAACAATGAGAAAGTTGTGAAAAAGAATGAGAAGAAGAAAGTAAACGAAAAACAGAAATCTAATGAGAAAAAATTGAAAGTTAAGAAAactttagataaaaataatgatgacaaaaaaaagataaaaaaagttaaatttgttggaaaaaatcaaaaaaaaaaaaaaattagaacaTCCATTCGTTTTAAAAG ACCCAAAACATTAAAACTTCCAAGAAATCCCAAGTGCCCAAGAATAGTTAGATCATGCTTTAGAAAATCATTAGATAAATATGGAATAATAAAACACCCATTAACTTCTGAAAAggcaatgaaaaaaatagaagaaataaatacgTTAGTTTTTATTTGTGATAAAAGAGCTGAcaagagaaaaataaagaaagcAGTAAAGAATTTATTTGGTATTACATGTGATAAAGTTAACGTCCTTAATAG attaAATGGTGATAAAAAGGCATATGTTCGCTTATCTCCTGAGCATGATGCATTAGAAGTAGCAAATAAGATCggaattttataa
- a CDS encoding acetyltransferase, GNAT family, putative: MKELHINKRIIKKRKKESNSINKNGHKKNNKVLKIYIKNRNKNIDKNEKNNEIDKNIKSMYEEKDKVKIIRNCKNNDNIFDFIDIKYKKYFLENKDNTSSNSSHFIFFESINAYELKKHNISTKLFNIILDITKNNMKNLYNETNFLNKGWSDKIKMEELKNDKCKLILGFLKNNNKIKNEEEYNFLDIIKSNDKKKIDNYLYNYKLVCFVHYRLIPDYNPNQKNIICYLFEIQVIPNYTKLGLGKHLISMLENLCKSVKLKKILCTVLKKNIKAMSFYKNKCCFEMDENSPDNFISDGSKSCEYEILKKVIV, from the coding sequence ATGAAGGAgttacatataaataaaagaataattaaaaaaagaaaaaaagaaagtaatagcataaataaaaatggacataaaaaaaataataaagttctaaaaatttatataaaaaacagaaataaaaatattgacaaaaatgaaaaaaataatgaaattgataaaaatattaaaagtatGTATGAAGAAAAGGATAAAGTTAAAATAATTAgaaattgtaaaaataatgataatatatttgattttatagatattaaatataaaaaatattttttagaaaataaggACAATACTAGTAGCAATAGTagtcattttattttttttgaatcaaTTAATGCATATGAATTAAAGAAACATAATATAAGTACAAagctttttaatataatactTGATATCACAAagaataatatgaaaaatttgtATAATGAAaccaattttttaaataaaggaTGGtcagataaaataaaaatggaagaactaaaaaatgataaatgcAAATTAATATTaggttttttaaaaaataataataaaattaaaaatgaagaagaatataattttttggatataataaaaagtaatgataaaaaaaaaattgataattatctatataattataaattagtTTGCTTTGTACACTATAGATTAATACCCGATTATAATCcaaatcaaaaaaatataatttgttATCTTTTTGAAATTCAAGTAATTCCTAATTATACAAAATTAGGATTAGGTAAGCATTTAATAAGTATGTTAGAAAACTTATGCAAGAGTGTAaagctaaaaaaaatattatgtactgtcttaaaaaaaaacataaaagcAATGTCATTTTATAAGAATAAATGTTGTTTTGAAATGGATGAAAACTCACCAGATAATTTCATATCAGATGGCTCAAAATCATGTgaatatgaaatattaaaaaaagtaattgtatga
- the DHHC5 gene encoding palmitoyltransferase, putative, which produces MTCNFIYDESIKKELIFQLVKQNNEEIYHLLEEDKNLINCQDENGNSLLHWAVFLNNIYLVCYLLENNADVNIKSKTKQTPLLWAVCSNNIFMIYLLKKYGCNLYEVDNKGYNCLIISIQYNSILCFFYLLHLNFSITEKDFNDCSVLDWSAYNNNMFFLRLFSIFLNNLYSINLTKPSSILHKAIIGNAYEAVDYLILNNYQNIYDIATDDNKTIVEFIEENKNNVDSKIYQFLMCKKTQQICKKKRIAYSLYESNGKIGHYMIKKKKNISLLFNIYSKYRENKTLLIYPFLLVLTYLYLNLVYFFYFRVELGHKKIFLDIFHPFLFIIYYFVVSSDPGYLENSKELYKSTKVETEEKAEDNDNVNDENEKEISENNNISKQNFIFEYIIKNINMEIKNYEKKNKLLEFSEKIKNKNIFELKEKLDLTWDVKPFEISSFDINMLCPTCFLFKRLRTKHCRFCDKCVEIYDHHCVFTLNCMAINNARIFLMWILSNILFSFYILYLYIWLAFKLSSIYYNLSFYIILTVVILSIILIYFMGSVFLRSFFNILENITSNEKFKMYSSKTFFSYELKIDENNQPFIVRKFQNPFDQGKIFNFLHFLTKSKESLLKKKDNFIEIDKNIKSEVVHNFVQNLNKKLTEYYGKK; this is translated from the exons ATGACTTgcaattttatatatgatgaatcaattaaaaaagaattaatttttcaattagtaaaacaaaataatgaagaaatatatcatttattagaagaagataaaaatttGATTAATTGTCAAGATGAAAATg gcAATAGCTTACTACATTGGGcagtttttttaaataatatatatctaGTATGCTATCTATTAGAAAACa acgCTGATGTAAACATAAAGTCTAAAACTAAACAGACCCCACTATTATGGGCAGTTTGctcaaataatatttttatgatttatttattaaaaaaatatggatGTAATTTATATGAAGTTGATAACAAAGGATATAACTGCTTAATAATAAGTATTCAATATAATagtattttatgttttttttatttactgcACTTGAACTTTTCAATAACTGAAAAAGATTTTAACGACTGTTCTGTTCTTGATTGGTCTgcttataataataatatgttttttcttcgacttttttcaatttttctaaataatcTCTATTCAATAAATTTAACTAAACCATCGTCTATTTTACATAAAGCCATTATTGGGAATGCATACGAAGCAGttgattatttaattttgaataactatcaaaatatttatgatatAGCAACTGATGATAAt AAAACAATCGTCGAGTttattgaagaaaataaaaacaatgtagattcaaaaatatatcaatttCTGATGTGCAAAAAAACACAacaaatatgtaaaaaaaaaaggatagcATATAGCCTATATGAATCTAATGGAAAGATAGGACATTatatgattaaaaaaaagaaaaat aTATCTCTTTTGTTTAATATTTACTCTAAATATAGAGAAAATAAGactcttttaatttatccaTTCCTCCTTGTTTTAACCTATTTATATTTGAAtttagtttattttttttat tttAGAGTAGAATTAggtcataaaaaaatatttttagatatatttcatccttttttatttattatatattattttgttgTTTCAAGTGATCCTGGATATTTAGAAAATTCAAAGGAGCTATATAAAAGTACAAAAGTAGAGACAGAAGAAAAAGCAGAAGATAATGATAATGTcaatgatgaaaatgaaaaagaaataagtgaaaacaataatatatcaaaacaaaatttcatttttgaatatattattaaaaatattaatatggaaataaagaattatgaaaaaaaaaataaactacTTGAATTTtcagaaaaaattaagaataaaaacatatttgaattaaaagaaaagcTGGACTTAACATGGGATGTTAAACCATTTGAAATATCATCATTTGATATTAACATGCTATGCCCGACTTGCTTTTTATTTAAGCGTTTAAGAACTAAACATTGCCGTTTCTGCGATAAATGTGTAGAAATATATGATCATCATTGTGTATTCACTTTAAATTGTATGGCTATTAATAACGCAAGAATATTCCTTATGTGGATATTATCtaacattttattttcattttacattttatatttatatatttggttagcttttaaattatcgtcaatttattataatctctccttttatattattcttacTGTTGTTATATTAtctataatattaatatattttatgggTAGTGTTTTTTTAagatcattttttaatatactaGAGAACATAACATCAAATGAGAAATTTAAAATGTATTCTtctaaaacatttttttcgtatgaattaaaaatagatgaaaataatCAGCCTTTTATTGTTAGAAAATTTCAAAATCCATTTGATCAgggaaaaatttttaatttcttacACTTTTTAACAAAATCAAAAGAAAGTTtgctgaaaaaaaaagacaattttattgaaatagacaaaaatattaaaagcgAAGTAGTTCATAACTTTGttcaaaatttaaataaaaaactcACAGAGTATTATGGCAAAAAgtag
- a CDS encoding translation initiation factor EIF-2B subunit related, with protein sequence MVNYDDITQTLLIERIKIQYDSNSQWNKYLKYSLRNPHSFIFPDIPLFNNFNKDFNYFNSTFLSKGYKINNIDKLNKDYNEGGSSEKYLFEIEKYEEKNFREDNDALIRKIVYLFKECMYYFMSFNENDGQILEKRKNSNKKDINHSSEYELFKSLNDCIIQLHDSKKKKNQALIMTSEFCGVFTPKYVKLTKYSDQFKNLLKENNINFIDLFNEEIQNNEFYKKKKEHFDHLKNSSFVPLTKGEISLANKNNITRNNLIIKKKIEENNNIENEHVDRVLFNNEVDPKSDKYKKEETFNKAIVIQNENDLNVKKKEKKEKKKRKKNECSENKKYSSTNLNTSMKDNCSIPKETNDTNNNEECDNSKKKKRMRKSDEKKKYKNKVKNNEKIKESICKDEVKELDMVLYENEEIYNYLNIKNENTDVNKNENFMKNTKIFNLLNKKMNSDDYIYKEIKSDFMKEINLPNNFNYDVNVIEINEKDIKNFYRCIVRYINKKKEKLKIYYIISNFLFFFSKMHKNCINFDDNVHKDINRNFDYKSIVIQGNILPYNFFLLLKALHLMSSYDIIKNFYITVNYDERKNKCLHFLNLTENRFYENFKKFEKNIKSNFMYVHKFLQNMIPVNKYLITKGKLHKNMENTPFSFENNDLLQITYNKSYDNRDIVLYEENNEDYTDENNTIGNNLNTINNNSLSNYNYLIYDSNNIHKQLLNIKNYCKIIDDKEMHKIMKDLTDFNDNYTKILLRERKILFLLDLYEKKFVFQNLMLNSIFFDSYISLIYIYYINNYTKNIDNVRHIPLFKPSYINLLVHHIIKKKNEKKLKKTKTRNVHTVDKLCNNFFKNSFNKILNAKIEERTDNTSLNNLKKEEIKQDSKGETLENDDNKYEINNNSEYHQTDVYLTDGIKKNETKIVSEKNHESNIQISDSSLIINEAVIRKKEYDNLVICIFVFINENSHSFSEEEKEIRELILYVLKTKENSTDNNEIKYSFKYRNSINDAITLSEIEIRKNDYCQIYIIGLVLNNDISNQTLQTDINNLYNLNQTLHQKYNAINFEIKTKIFTFYWIYQVHIYGSVFLKNKEINHMIKKVDNTYQLPYNVQWKSKLLWGYYLYIIQDSVNSNYTNEMIEKLNEEGINIKLCSEEFDAKVVENDINEILNLHDLELNDLKYIDNNIFMNIIFLIENGHLTYFTFINTDNINITQRNNYISIQIFKSKVTFPSFNLNTPLLNDTWLKDVLSKQTLLPFNDYFYKF encoded by the exons ATGGTGAATTATGATGATATTACTCAAACTTTACTAATAGAACGaataaaaattcaatatGACTCGAACAGCCAATGGAATaagtatttaaaatatagttTAAGAAATCCCCATTCCTTCATATTTCCAGATATACctctttttaataatt ttaataAAGATTTTAATTACTTTAATTCAACCTTTTTATCAAAAggatataaaataaacaatatTGATAAATTAAACAAAGATTATAATGAG ggTGGTAGCagtgaaaaatatttatttgaaatagaaaaatacgaagaaaaaaattttagagaAGACAATGATGCTTTAATAAGAAAGattgtttatttatttaaagaatgTATGTATTATTTCATGAGTTTTAACGAAAATGATGGTCAAATTTTAGAAAAACGTAAgaattctaataaaaaagatataaatcaTAGTAGTGAATATGAACTTTTTAAAAGCTTAAATGATTGCATAATACAACTACATGAttctaagaaaaaaaaaaatcaagcTTTAATTATGACTAGTGAATTTTGCGGAGTCTTTACACCAAAATATGTtaaattaacaaaatattCTGatcaatttaaaaatttattaaaagaaaataatataaattttattgatttgtttaatgaagaaattcaaaataatgaattttataaaaaaaaaaaagagcattttgatcatttaaaaaattcttcaTTTGTTCCTTTAACAAAAGGAGAGATTTCTCTGgctaataaaaacaatattacaagaaataatttaataattaaaaaaaaaattgaagaaaaCAATAACATTGAGAATGAACATGTTGATAGGGTTCTATTCAATAATGAAGTAGACCCCAAAAGtgataaatacaaaaaagaagaaacTTTTAATAAAGCAATTGTTatacaaaatgaaaatgatttaaatgtaaagaaaaaagaaaaaaaagaaaagaagaaaagaaaaaaaaatgaatgctctgagaataaaaaatattcttctaCTAATTTAAATACTTCTATGAAAGACAATTGTAGTATTCCCAAAGAAACAAATGATACCAATAACAATGAAGAATGCGATAAtagtaaaaagaaaaagagaatGAGAAAAagtgatgaaaaaaaaaaatataaaaataaagtaaagaataatgaaaaaataaaagaaagtaTATGTAAAGATGAAGTAAAAGAACTAGATATGGTTCtatatgaaaatgaagaaatatacaactatttaaatataaaaaatgaaaatactgatgtaaataaaaatgaaaactttatgaaaaatacgaaaatttttaatttattaaataaaaaaatgaattcaGATGATTAcatttataaagaaataaagagTGATTTTatgaaagaaataaatttgcctaataattttaattatgatGTAAATgtaatagaaataaatgaaaaagatattaAGAATTTTTATAGATGCATAGTtagatatataaataaaaaaaaagaaaaattaaaaatatattacatcATAAgcaattttttgttttttttttccaaaatGCATAAAAATTGTATTAATTTTGATGATAATGTTCATAAAGATATTAATAGAAATTTTGACTATAAGAGTATAGTAATACAGGGTAATATTTTACCATATAATTTCTTTCTTCTTCTAAAAGCATTACATTTAATGAGTTCATATgatatcataaaaaatttttatataactgTAAATTAtgatgaaagaaaaaataaatgcttgcattttttaaatctgaCAGAAAATAGATTTTATgagaattttaaaaaatttgaaaaaaatataaaatctaATTTCATGTATGTTCATAAGTTTTTACAGAATATGATTCcagtaaataaatatttaataacaaAAGGAAAACTGCATAAGAATATGGAAAATActcctttttcttttgaGAACAATGATTTATTACAAATAACGTATAATAAGTCTTATGATAATAGGGATATAGTTttatatgaagaaaataatgaagattatactgatgaaaataatacaatAGGGAACAACTTAAAtactattaataataattcattatcTAATTATAATTACTTAATATATGATTCTAACAACATTCATAAGCAGTtactaaatataaaaaattattgtaaaATAATAGATGATAAAGAAATGCATAAAATAATGAAGGATCTAACTGattttaatgataattacaccaaaattttattaagagaacgtaaaatattatttctattagatttatatgaaaaaaaatttgtttttcAGAATTTAATGcttaattctattttttttgattcatatatttctttaatttacatttattatataaataattatacaaaaaatatagataatgTAAGACATATTCCACTATTTAAACCATCATATATTAATCTATTGGTTCATcacataattaaaaaaaaaaatgaaaaaaaattaaaaaaaacaaaaacaagaAATGTGCATACTGTAGACAAACTAtgtaacaatttttttaaaaattcttttaataaaatattaaatgcaaaaatagaagaaagaACTGATAATActtctttaaataatttaaaaaaagaagaaattaaaCAAGATTCAAAAGGAGAAACTTTGgaaaatgatgataataaatatgaaataaataacaatAGTGAGTATCATCAGACTGATGTTTATTTAACAGATGgtataaaaaagaatgaaaCTAAAATAGTAAGTGAGAAAAATCATGAAAGTAACATTCAAATATCAGATAGTAGcttaattataaatgaagcagtgataagaaaaaaagaatatgatAATTTAGTTATCTgtatatttgtatttattaatgaaaattctCATTCTTTTAGTgaggaagaaaaagaaattcgTGAACTTATattatatgttttaaaaacTAAAGAAAACTCAACTGATaacaatgaaataaaatattcttttaaatacaGAAATAGTATAAATGATGCAATTACATTAAGTGAAAtagaaataagaaaaaatgattattgtcaaatatatataataggcTTAGTATTAAACAATGATATATCTAATCAAACTTTACAAACAgacataaataatttatataacttAAATCAAACATTGcatcaaaaatataatgcaataaattttgaaattaaaacaaaaatttttactttctATTGGATATATCAAGTTCATATATACGGTTCtgtattcttaaaaaataaagaaataaatcaTATGATTAAAAAAGTTGATAATACATATCAGTTACCATATAATGTACAg tGGAAGAGTAAGTTGCTATGGGGttattatttgtatataaTTCAAGATAGTGTAAATAGTAATTACACAAATGAAATGATTGAGAAATTAAACGAAGAAGGAATAAATATAAAGCTGTGTAGTGAAGAATTTGATGCTAAAGTAGtagaaaatgatataaatgaaattctTAATTTACACGATTTAGAATTAAATGATTTGAAATATATAGATAATAACatatttatgaatattatatttttaattgaaaatgGTCATTTGACTTATTTCACTTTTATAAATAcagataatataaatataactcaaagaaataattatatatcaaTTCAAATTTTTAAGTCAAAAGTAACATTTCcatcatttaatttaaacACACCTTTATTAAATGATACTTGGCTAAAAGATGTTTTGTCAAAGCAAACCTTATTACCTTTTaatgattatttttataaattttaa